The DNA window ACCGGCTGGGGCGGCCCGCCGACGGCGCCGGACTCGGGGATCAGGACCTGCGTCTCGGACTCCGCCGGGTGCAGGTCCATGCCGAGGGTCTGGAACAGCCGCTGCGCCCCCATCCCCTCCTCCGAGGGGTACGCCACCCACGGCTTGGCGGCGGCGAAGTCGGCGTTGACGTAACGCTGCCCTCCCGAGGTCAGCGCCATGGCGTTGGCCGCGTTGGCGAAGGCCTCCCGCCACGGCGGGTCGGCCGCCGCCGCGCCCTCGAGCACGGCCACCGTCACCAGCCGGTCCTGCCCGTCGATGGCCCACCACGCCGTGCCGACCTGGCAGACGCCCAGCGCCTCGGTGAACCTGTACGGGCCGACCGGCTGCATGCGACAACTCCTCTGGTTTTTCCGCCGTGCGGATAGTACAGAGCGCACGCCTCCCGGCTCGTCCTCCGGTCGCCGCACGACCACCGGCCGAAGGTTGCGTTGTGAAAGTTTTCATGCATAGAGTCAGGCCGTGAATGAAAGCGGTGCGGCACCCACCGACCGCCTGCTCGACCTCTTCCACGGCGTCCGGCTCACCCCGACCCAGCGCCGCATCGCGCACTGCCTGGTCCAGCAGGCGGGCGCGGCGGCGTACCTGTCCGCCGCGGAGGTGGCCGAGCTGGCCCGGGTCAGCCAGCCGTCGGTGACCCGCTTCGCCATGGCGCTCGGGCACGACGGCTACCCCGCGCTGCGCCGCCGGCTGCGCGAGCTGACCGCCACCGGCGCCACCGACCCGGCCGAGGCCGGCAACGCCCTCCAGCGGGCGGTCCACGCCGAGATGGGCAACCTCGACCGGCTCGCCGGGCAGCTCGCCGACGCGCAGCGCATCGCCGAGGTCGGCCGGCTGCTCGCGGCCAGCCGCCCGCTGCCGGTGCTCGGTCTGCGCGCCGCCGCGCCGCTCGCGGCGTACTTCGCGTACTTCGCCGCGAAGGTGCACCCGGACGTGCGGGTCGTCGACGACGGGGGCAGCCTCCTGGCCGACCGGCTCGAACAGGCCGCCGCGGCCGGGGCGCGCGCGCTGCTCGCCTTCGTGCTGCCCCGCTACCCCCGGGAGACCCTGGACGCGCTGCGCGAGGCCCGCGACGCCGGGCTGACCGTCGTGGCGATCACCGACTCCCCGGTGAGCCCGGCCACCGACCACGCCGACGTGGTGCTCCCCGCCGCCGTCGGCACCGACCTTGTCTTCGACCTGCACACCGCCCCGATGACCCTGGCCATGGTGGTTCTCCAGGCGATCTGCGACGCCACCCCCGCCGAAACCCAGGCCCGGCTCGAGGCGTTCGAGTCGTCCGCCACCCGTCGTCAGTTGTTCCTCGGCTGAGAGGAGTACGAGATGCACCAGCCCGTCCGCGCCGCCCGCGGCACCGCACGCACCGCGAAGGGGTGGCCCCAGGAGGCCGCGCTGCGGATGCTGATGAACAACCTCGACCCGGAGGTGGCCGAGCGCCCCGAGGACCTGGTGGTCTACGGCGGCACCGGCAAGGCGGCCCGAGACTGGCCGTCGTACCACGCGCTGGTCCGGACGCTGAGCGACCTGCGCGACGACGAGACCATGCTGGTGCAGTCCGGCCGCCCGGTCGGCGTCATGCGCACCCACGAGTGGGCCCCCCGGGTGCTGCTGGCCAACTCGAACCTGGTCGGCGACTGGGCCACCTGGCCGGAGTTCCGCCGGCTCGAAGCGCTCGGCCTGACCATGTACGGGCAGATGACCGCCGGTTCCTGGATCTACATCGGCACCCAGGGCATCCTCCAGGGCACCTACGAGACGTTCGCGGCGGTGGCCGAGAAGCGGTTCAACGGCACCCTGGCCGGGACGCTGACGCTGACCGCCGGCTGCGGCGGGATGGGCGGGGCGCAGCCCCTGGCGGTCACCATGAACGGCGGCGCCTGCCTGATCGTCGATGTGGACCGCACCCGGCTGGAACGCCGGGCACGCGACCGCTACCTGGACGAGATCGCCGACTCGCTGGACGACGCCGTCGAGCGGGTGCTCGCCGCGAAGCGTGAGCGCCGGGCGTTGAGCGTCGGCGTGGTCGGCAACGCCGCGGTCGTCTTCCCCGAGCTGCTGGTCCGGGGCGTCGAGATCGACGTGGTGACCGATCAGACCAGCGCGCACGACCCGCTGTCGTACCTGCCGGTGGGGGT is part of the Micromonospora halotolerans genome and encodes:
- a CDS encoding MurR/RpiR family transcriptional regulator; protein product: MNESGAAPTDRLLDLFHGVRLTPTQRRIAHCLVQQAGAAAYLSAAEVAELARVSQPSVTRFAMALGHDGYPALRRRLRELTATGATDPAEAGNALQRAVHAEMGNLDRLAGQLADAQRIAEVGRLLAASRPLPVLGLRAAAPLAAYFAYFAAKVHPDVRVVDDGGSLLADRLEQAAAAGARALLAFVLPRYPRETLDALREARDAGLTVVAITDSPVSPATDHADVVLPAAVGTDLVFDLHTAPMTLAMVVLQAICDATPAETQARLEAFESSATRRQLFLG